aaatttgttAATTCACTTAAATGGAAATAGATTTGACTACCGTTTTTTGTCTCAGATATACATCCACGTTTTCCTTGCTCTCTTGCAGAATTCTTGGCCCAGAAGCCCTTGTACTGCTTCAATCTGACATCCATGCAGGATTCAGAAATGATCCTTGCTGCCACTTTTCACTTCTATGCTGACAAGCGCCCTCGGCACCGGGAGGTGTTTTGTAAACGGTCCAAGAACTCATCCTGCCGCCTCCTTCACCTGCCTCCAGTCCTACGGCTCAACCTAGTTTTCCAAAGCATTCACCAGAATTCTGCCTATGGACTAGTGAAAGGGAACATCACCGTGCTTCTTCAAAGGCGAGGGGCTTGGCATGCAAAGGACATTTCACACATTGTAAAAGAATCAAAACGAGCTGGAGAGCTCATTCTCTGTGCTGAGCTTGATTCTGGGGAGAAACACCAGGGCTTCCCTGAACAAGTTGCCAGCCATTTACCTTATATACTAGTTTATGCCAATGATCTTGCAATCTCTGAACCTAACAGTGTGGCAGGCACCCTACAGCGTTATGATCCATTCCCTCCCAACGATGGGGACCCAAATCTATCCCCTAATGCTTCTACTGATACTCGAGTTAGGAGGGATACGTACCTCGCTAGCTCTATTCAGAACAATGAATTGCCCGAAGTAGATTATAACAACAATAAATACAACAAACATGACATATGGGAGAATGCCTACAGATCCTTGAAACCAAAAGCCTCACGCAAAGATCGAAGGAGAAAAGggcaagaaaatacagaaacgCTTAAAAAGTCTCAGGTGCTAAATTTTGATGAGAGAACGATGAAGAAAGCAAGACGAAAACAATGGAATGAGCCAAGGTTTTGTTCAAGAAGATACATGAAAGTTGACTTTGCTGATATTGGCTGGAATGAATGGATCATATCTCCCAAATCATTTGATGCTTACTACTGTGCAGGTGCATGTGAATTTCCAATGCCCAAGGTAGTATGCCTTTTTATTCTTGTCAGCTTGCAAACAATAGGCCTACTGTTCTGCTTATCCACCTACTTCTTTAATTAGAATTTCCTTtagatttttaccttttttcatTGAGTTTTGTTGCCTTGatctaaataatttaaatggtATTGTTTCCATCAACTTAGTCATCAGAGTGCAAAAAGATTGCCAGTTTTCTTCAAATGCCATCTGAAGAATAGGAAAAAACTCTCGGGTTTATCTTACAATTTCTCATCCTATACCTTGAAACCATAGCATAAATACTTTTGTAGCTTATGAAAATATGGTTATGCCCACTAAATCATCCAAATACTCTATTGTAGTGGCAGAAGTATGAAGTATTATATGCTAATATTAAAACAAGCTATTCTACCAGCATATTTCTGGATTCCAGTTgtaatattttagaagaaaaataaagtgtaGTTACACTGAGGTATTTGTAACTTCAGGAAACTGCTTGtcacttttgaaaataatattacTGATTAAGATGATATTTCTGTATCTAAATTCTAAACATGTTAGATAATTCTGCTGGAACAAAAATGTTGATTTACCTTATGTCTAGAAATGCCAGAAAACTGGTTCTAGCACCCTAACGTAAGCACACTGAATTCCTCCTAAAGAAGCAGTGTGAAATTTGccagtggagaagaaaacatttgtCTTACTCCCACTCTGCTCTATGGCAAGAAGTAGAAAGTTTGGTAATCCTATATTGGACAAGAATTTTAAGGATTTTATAAGACTTTCAAGTAAAGGCAGAGGGGAGGATTTGAAGCACTGCATAACCTACATATTTAGCAACTGtaattattttgcagttctGTCTACAAATGGCCTGATTATTTGTTCAACTGACATTTTTGTATGTGGTCATTTGGCACATAAATAAAGAATAGTTCTGTACAGCACAGAATTTCAAGGCTCTGAAACAGGAATCTGCCCTACTTTACATCCAGGGAGATTGATGTATGTTTGTGTTGAAACAAGCAGTATAATTTCAGGAAGAGTAGATATGTAGGCTAATTTTAAGTCCAGGAACAGTAGAAATCCAGGCTTCAGGGTAGGGTGTACAAATCAGACTGCATGTTCTTGTGTAGCTGGCCAATGCTGAGCCAGGTGTACATAAATTGATACATAGTCTGGCAAAAATTAAAGCTTGCACAGACTCACCACTCCACTTTGTTGTTGTAATACAAACTGATCATGCAACATAATCACTATTTAACTTATCCAAAACAAAAGACAGCCTGGGAACATGGGTCCTTTGCCATAGACTCATAGTCTAATGCACCATTCACACACAACAACATAAacccaagaaacaaaaaatccccaacctaACAACAACCCCACCCTtaaaaaaagatgcattttgTGAGCAAAACATCATTAGACAAAAGCTGATAGGGCCAGAAGAGAGAG
This region of Vidua macroura isolate BioBank_ID:100142 chromosome 8, ASM2450914v1, whole genome shotgun sequence genomic DNA includes:
- the GDF10 gene encoding growth/differentiation factor 10, producing the protein MAARLTCCLLLWALGHGGCRSPAGEGAGSPPACPVRPPAEPDSSAPGRDPRRGSSPPPGLGSIAQDMVAVHMLKLYEKYNREGSRPGDGNTVRSFKGRPEFLAQKPLYCFNLTSMQDSEMILAATFHFYADKRPRHREVFCKRSKNSSCRLLHLPPVLRLNLVFQSIHQNSAYGLVKGNITVLLQRRGAWHAKDISHIVKESKRAGELILCAELDSGEKHQGFPEQVASHLPYILVYANDLAISEPNSVAGTLQRYDPFPPNDGDPNLSPNASTDTRVRRDTYLASSIQNNELPEVDYNNNKYNKHDIWENAYRSLKPKASRKDRRRKGQENTETLKKSQVLNFDERTMKKARRKQWNEPRFCSRRYMKVDFADIGWNEWIISPKSFDAYYCAGACEFPMPKIVRPSNHATIQSIVKAVGIIPGIPEPCCVPDKMSSLSVLFLDENKNVVLKVYPNMSVETCACR